Proteins from a genomic interval of Chanodichthys erythropterus isolate Z2021 chromosome 6, ASM2448905v1, whole genome shotgun sequence:
- the synpra gene encoding synaptoporin isoform X1, giving the protein METANQIVSLGTFQVLKLPLGFIRVLEWLFAIFAFATCGGYSGQLRVSVDCINKSDSNLSIGINFAYPFRLNRVEFDVPMCEGRRQERLYLIGDFSSSAEFFVTIAVFSFLYSLLATVVYIFYQNKYRENNRGPLIDFIVTVVFSFMWLVSSSAWAKGLSDVKAATDPDEVVLLMSACKVQTNKCGSVYGPRWSGLNTSVVFGYLNFVLWAGNIWFVFKETGWHKGGAARYPASSSEKQATTFNQQVYNQGSFDQSGAAFTGTGDFAQSEYSQVGNYASSGPISYTNQ; this is encoded by the exons CTTTTTGCCATCTTTGCATTTGCAACATGTGGAGGTTACTCTGGGCAACTGCGGGTTAGTGTGGACTGCATCAACAAGTCCGACAGCAACCTCAGTATTGGTATCAACTTTGCTTACCCATTCAG GTTGAACCGGGTGGAATTTGACGTGCCGATGTGTGAGGGAAGGAGGCAAGAGCGGCTTTACCTGATTGGAGATTTTTCTTCCTCTGCAGAGTTCTTTGTCACCATTGCTGTCTTTTCCTTTCTATACTCCCTGCTGGCCACAGTGGTCTACATCTTTTACCAGAACAAGTACCGCGAAAACAACCGTGGACCTCTCATT GACTTCATAGTGACGGTGGTGTTCTCATTTATGTGGCTAGTGAGTTCATCTGCCTGGGCAAAAGGTCTTTCAGATGTGAAGGCGGCAACCGATCCAGATGAGGTGGTTCTGCTCATGTCGGCATGTAAAGTGCAGACCAACAAGTGTGGCTCAGTGTACGGACCCAGATGGTCTGGCCTGAACACATCTGTG GTATTCGGCTATTTGAACTTCGTGCTGTGGGCTGGAAACATCTGGTTTGTGTTTAAAGAGACTGGATGGCACAAGGGAGGCGCAGCAAGATACCCTGCCTCGTCCTCAGAAAAACAAGCCACGACCTTCAACCAGCAGGTCTACAACCAGGGAAGCTTTGATCAATCAGGAGCTGCTTTTACTGGAACAGGGGACTTCGCCCAATCAGAGTACAGCCAGGTGGGAAATTATGCTTCGAGTGGGCCCATCTCCTACACCAATCAGTAA
- the synpra gene encoding synaptoporin isoform X2, with amino-acid sequence MCMVIFAPLFAIFAFATCGGYSGQLRVSVDCINKSDSNLSIGINFAYPFRLNRVEFDVPMCEGRRQERLYLIGDFSSSAEFFVTIAVFSFLYSLLATVVYIFYQNKYRENNRGPLIDFIVTVVFSFMWLVSSSAWAKGLSDVKAATDPDEVVLLMSACKVQTNKCGSVYGPRWSGLNTSVVFGYLNFVLWAGNIWFVFKETGWHKGGAARYPASSSEKQATTFNQQVYNQGSFDQSGAAFTGTGDFAQSEYSQVGNYASSGPISYTNQ; translated from the exons CTTTTTGCCATCTTTGCATTTGCAACATGTGGAGGTTACTCTGGGCAACTGCGGGTTAGTGTGGACTGCATCAACAAGTCCGACAGCAACCTCAGTATTGGTATCAACTTTGCTTACCCATTCAG GTTGAACCGGGTGGAATTTGACGTGCCGATGTGTGAGGGAAGGAGGCAAGAGCGGCTTTACCTGATTGGAGATTTTTCTTCCTCTGCAGAGTTCTTTGTCACCATTGCTGTCTTTTCCTTTCTATACTCCCTGCTGGCCACAGTGGTCTACATCTTTTACCAGAACAAGTACCGCGAAAACAACCGTGGACCTCTCATT GACTTCATAGTGACGGTGGTGTTCTCATTTATGTGGCTAGTGAGTTCATCTGCCTGGGCAAAAGGTCTTTCAGATGTGAAGGCGGCAACCGATCCAGATGAGGTGGTTCTGCTCATGTCGGCATGTAAAGTGCAGACCAACAAGTGTGGCTCAGTGTACGGACCCAGATGGTCTGGCCTGAACACATCTGTG GTATTCGGCTATTTGAACTTCGTGCTGTGGGCTGGAAACATCTGGTTTGTGTTTAAAGAGACTGGATGGCACAAGGGAGGCGCAGCAAGATACCCTGCCTCGTCCTCAGAAAAACAAGCCACGACCTTCAACCAGCAGGTCTACAACCAGGGAAGCTTTGATCAATCAGGAGCTGCTTTTACTGGAACAGGGGACTTCGCCCAATCAGAGTACAGCCAGGTGGGAAATTATGCTTCGAGTGGGCCCATCTCCTACACCAATCAGTAA